The Pararhizobium sp. IMCC21322 sequence TCTACAGGCAACGAAATGTCGTTGAACGCTTTTTTTGTAAGATGAAGGATATGCGAAGGCTGGCGACCAGGTTCGAGAAGAAAGCACGAAACTTCCTTTCAATGATCCAGATATTCGCAATCAGATGTTGGGCCAATTGAGTCCACACCCTAGTCACGATAAACAATTCTGCGCGGAAGGTCAGTCCAGCGCCGTTGAACGTATGAACAGCAGCAATCATCGCCTCACGCGCTTTTATTAACAGTTCATCGCCACGACAGCTAAGGCCCGTATCCTGATCAACATCAGGCCATGCCGCTAAGAATATCGCTAAGGTGTCGTCGCTGGTTGCTTTGACTGACTTGTGTTTTGAACCCCTACGAATTTCGCCAAAAGCTCTATGGTTTACCGTTCGCATTGGTCGCGTGAAGTATGCCTGTATGTCTTGGTCTGAATAGACTCCGCGTACAAGCATCGCCTTGACAAGAGCTACCTCCCATCGCTCTAAAGTATTGCCGCGTTTTCGCTTAACCTTTGGGATTTGTACCGAATGTGAAATTGGGAATTGTGAGGAATCATCTGGCATACACACCATGATAGAGTATCAGTTTGGCTCGCTCAACTAATCGTACAGCAGCACGCAAGAACTGTTTGGGAAAGCCCGCAATTCCATGCAACATTTTCCGCCTCAAAAACAAAAAGGGGAGGGAACAAATCATGGCTTACTCAACGATTTCTCACTGGCTGGCGACTGAATGGACGGATGAAATGGAGACCATCGCGCGCGAAAAATTTGTGCCGTTGATCATGTCTGTGGGTGCGCAGAGTGTTCAGATGATCAGGACAGGAGAGCTGACATTCACAGTTGTCACAGATTATGCCGACGAAGCTGCAGCTCAGACAGCGCTGGCCCGGATTGCTGAAATTCGGGCAAAGGCGGCTGACGAGCTTCCCATGTCGATGACGGAAAGTGCGGCTGGCGGCGTGTTTGCAAGCGGATAAGAAGGACGAAGCTGAAGCCTGGCATGTTGTTGGGCTTCGGCAGTCTGAACGAGACCATAGAACGATGCCTCAAATACCCACCCCATCAAAGCCCGGGCTTGACCTCGCCCCTCACACCCCAAAATTGTTTTCTTGACCTGAGAAGTGCGTTTTGCTCTGACCTAGGGTCAGAAGAATAATCAAAAATACAAAAATGGGGAAATCAACATGACTTTTTCAAAGTTTATGCAGAGCAGCGCCCTTGCCGGTGTGCTCTTGCTGGGTGCCCAGGGTGCTTATGCCGAGACATTCCGCTGGGCCTCGACCACGGATCCACAGACCATGGATCCGCATGCGGTTAATGCAACCCCTGTGCTGTCCTTCCTCAACAATGTGTATGAAGGCCTTGTGCGCAGAAGCGAGACCATGGCCATTGAGCCATCTCTTGCGACATCCTGGGAGCCGCTTGAAGGCGAAAATGGCTGGCGCTTTAATCTGCGTCAGGGCGTGAGCTTTCAAAATGGCGCAGCGTTTACCGCTGAAGATGTGATGTTCTCGTATCAACGTGCCTCTGATGAAGCGGCTGATGTGCGCTCGTGGTTTGCGCCTGTGTCAGAAGTGCGTGTTGTTGATGATTACACCATTGATTTCGTCACAAACGCGCCGAACCCGCTGTTTCCCGACAGCATTGCGAATTTCATGATCCTCGACAAGGATTGGGCCGAAAGCAATGACGCTGCCCTTCCGGCACGGGATGCCGAGAACTTTGCGACGATGAATGTCAACGGAACCGGCCCCTTCATGCTGGCCAGTCGCGACCCCGGGGTGGAAACCCGTCTGGCACCCAATGCAGGCTGGTGGGATACGGCCAGTCACAATGTGACAGAAGCGATCTTCACACCTATTGGCAACTCTGCCACGGGTCTTGCGGCGCTGCTGTCGGGCGAGATCGATTTCATCCAGCCGATCCCCTTGCAGGATGTGGCGCAGGTGGAAACCCGTGATGGCTTCAAGGTGCTGGAAGGTGAGGAGACCCGCGTTATCATGTTCGGCTTTGGCCATGAGCATGACAAACTGCTCTATTCCAGTGACATCACCGACACAAATCCTTTCCAGGACCCAAAGGTGCGTCTGGCAGCGGCTCATGCCATTGATATTGCGGCCATCGATCGGGTGATCATGCGCGGCAAGATCGAAGCTGCATCACAACTGGTGCCAGCAGGTATTTCAGGCTTTTCAAAAGCCAATGCAGACCGCCCCGGATATGACCCCGAACGCGCAAAGGCCCTGCTGGCTGAAGCAGGTTATCCAGACGGGTTTTCCTTTGGCCTCAAATGCACCAATGATCGCTACATTAATGATGAGGCGCTGTGCCGCGCCGCTGCATCCATGTTTGCAGCCGTTGGCCTGAAGGCAGACCTGACGACAGGGCCAGTGCGCGATTACTGGACCCAGTTGCGCGCCGATGATTTCGATATGTATCTGCTCGGCTGGTCGCCAGGCACGTTCGATGCCGAGCATCCCATTCGGTTCCTGCTGCACACGCAGAACGATGAAAAGAAGCTGGGTTCCTGGAATTTTGGCAATTATTCCAACGCACGTGTGGATGAACTTCTGCCACTCATTCAGCAAGAGATCGACCCGGCAGCCCGACAGGCCCTGATCGATGAACTGGTTGGCATCACACAGGATGAAGTGGCCTATATTCCGCTTTATACGCAGCCGCTGATCTGGGCCGCAAAAGACAATATCGAGCTCACACAACGTGCGGACAATTTCTTCATGCTGCGCTGGGTCACGGTCAACTGATCGACGGCAGGTAAACCCGGCGATGGCGTTCTTTATTCTCAAACGGCTGGTCCAGTCGATTTTTGTGATGATCGCCGTCGCCTTTCTGGCTTTTTCGCTGTTCCGTTTTGTCGGCGATCCCGTCAGCCAGATGACGGGCGTTGAAACCTCTGCAGAAGATAGCGCGCGCCTGCGTCAAGAACTGGGGCTGAACGATGCTTTCATCGTCCAGTTCGGCCGGTTCACCAGCAACATGCTTCACGGTGATTTTGGCTATTCCTACCGGACCCGCCAGCCCGTTGCTGACATGATCGCCTCGCGCATTCCTGCCACGTTGGAGCTGGGTACGGTTGCCTTGCTGATCTCGCTGCTGGTCGGCATACCCACCGGTGTTTATACGGCGCTGCGCCCGCGCGGCTTCGTGACCCAGGCCGTTCTGCTGACCACCCTTGTCGGCGTCTCGATTCCGACCTTTGTCATCGGGATCATGCTGATCTTTCTGTTCGGGGTTCAGCTGGGTTGGCTGCCCACCTTCGGGCGCGGCGGTACTGTGCAAATCGGGGGTTGGACCTCGTCCCTGTTCACGCTTGATGGCTGGCGCGCCCTGATCCTGCCCGCCCTGACCCTGGGCGTTTACCAGCTGACGCTGACCATGCGGCTGGTGCGGGCCGAGATGATGGAAGTTCTGCGCTCCGACTTCATCCGCTTTGCCACAGCGCGGGGCATTCCCTATCGCTCGCTTTATTTCCGCCATGCGCTGGCCAATACCATGGTGCCCGTCATCACCATTATCGGTCTCCAGTTTGGCGGGGTCATTGCGTTTTCAATTGTCACGGAAAGCGTTTTTCAATGGCCCGGCATGGGGTTGTTGTTTCTTGAATCCATCCGCTTTGTCGATATCCCCGTTATGGGCGTCTATCTGGTGGTGATCGCGTTCTTCTTCGTCCTGGTGAACATGATTGTGGATCTGTTGTATGTCGCCATCGATCCGCGCCTGCGGGTCAGGGAGGATGGTTGATGCTGGCCCGCATGTTCAAATCCGAGCCGGTCTATCTGTTCTTCCGCAGCCCTGCGGCGATGCTGGCCGCAATTGTGGCAATCCTTGTTGTTGGCGGAGCGATTTTTGCGCCGCTGCTGGCCAGCACTGACCCTTATGATCTGGCCTCATTTTCGCTGATGGACGGGCTTTTGCCTCCGCTTTGGGAGGGCGGGAACCCGCGTTTTCTGCTGGGGACTGATGATCAGGGGCGCGACATGATCTCTGCAATCCTTTATGGCGCGCGGCTTTCGCTGACCATCGGCCTGATGGCGATGGCAATTGCATCGGTCCTTGGTGTCGGTCTGGGTTTGGCAGCCGGGTATTTCGGCGGACGCTTCGATGCCATCGTCATGCGCATCGCCGACATACAATTGGCATTGCCTGCCATCCTGACAGCCCTGCTGATTGACGGCATCTCGCGCGGGGTTCTGCCAGCGGCAATCCACCAGGATTTGCGCGTTGCGGTGTTGACCCTGGCCATCGCGTTATCGCTTTGGGTCAATTTCGCGCGCACAGCGCGGGCCAGTGTGTTTGTCGAGCGTAACAAGGATTATGTGCAGGCCGCCATGATCATGGGCCAACACCCCGTGCGCGTGATGCTGCGGCACATCCTGCCCAACATCATGGGGCCTCTGCTTGTCATCATGACGGTCGATCTGGCATCTGCCATCCTGCTGGAAGCGACGCTGTCTTTCCTGGGCATTGGCCTGCCTGCGGACAGCCCGTCGCTGGGAACCCTGATACGCATCGGCATGCAGTTTTTGCTGTCGGGTGAGTGGTGGATTCTCTGGGTGCCGACGCTGTTCCTTGTGGCGCTGGTGGTCTCCATCAATGTGCTGGGCGATTTCCTGCGCGATGTTTTCAACCCGAGGCTGCGCTGATGTTGCAGATTGAAGGCCTCACCGTGCAATTCCCCGGCCGCTTTGGCGTTTTCACCGCGATTGATGATGTCAGTCTGTCTGTCGCAGCGGGTGAAATCCATGGGCTGGTGGGCGAAAGCGGCGCTGGCAAATCCACCCTTGGCGCGGCAATCATTGGCCTTCTGCAAACTCCAGGGTTTGTTGCAAAGGGCAAGATGAGCTTGGGCGATACGGATTTGCGCAGTCTCAGCCCGGTGCAGGCGCATGACCTGCGTGGCAAGCGGATATCAATGATCTTTCAGGACCCGCAAACCAGCCTGAATCCGTTGATGACCATTTCGGACCAACTGATCGAAACCATTCAGGCGCATGAGGATGTCAGCACCTCTGAGGCCCGGGACCGCTCTATCGCGTTGCTCGAAGAAATAGGGATCGAAAACGCAGCCTCGCGCATAAAAGCCTATCCGCATCAGTTCTCCGGCGGCATGCGCCAGCGGGTTGTCATTGCACTGGCGCTTTGCACCAATCCGGAACTGATCATCGCGGATGAGCCGACAACCGCGCTGGATGTGGCGGTTCAAAGCCAGGTTCTGGATCTGATACGCAGATTGGCCAAAACGCGTGACATTGGCTTTCTGCTGATCACCCACGATATCGGGGTGATCGCGCAGATCACCGATAATGTCACCGTTTTGCGCGGTGGCCGGCTGATGGAAACTGGCCCGACCCAAAAGGTGCTTCGCACGCCGGAACATGCCTATACAAAATCCCTGATGGCCGCCGTTCCACCGCTGGATCGAAAGCTGGACCGTTTTCTTGTGCCAGATAGTGACGCGCCGGGCAGCAACACGCCTGATTTGTCAGCACCTGCGGGACGCTCCGCCGCTGATGCCGAGAAATGGCTCACCGCCGGGACGCAAATCTTTGGCGAGGGGCTTGGGATGAAGGATGTAACGGTAAAATTTTCCGGTAACCGAACCAGCCTGTTTTCCAGGCCTGCTGCCTTCACGGCGCTCGATGCTGTGTCCCTGTCCGTGCGTCCCGGTTCCGTCATGGGGCTGGTTGGGGAAAGCGGGTCCGGCAAATCGACCATCGCAAAAGTGCTGACAGGCCTCGTGCAACCCAGCGCCGGACAATTGTATCTCGGCGATAATGACTTGCCACCAGCACGTTCGCGCAGTCGTAAAGACCCGTCACGCCGCCAGATTCAAATGGTTTTCCAGGACCCTTATTCAAGCCTCAATGGCCGCCACAGGATCGGGGACATTCTCGCCGAACCGCTGTGGCATTACGGGCTCGAAGCCGATGCCGACAAGCGCCGCGACATTGCTGCGGCCATTCTCGACCTCGTAGGCCTCTCGGCAGACGCAATCGACCGGTTTCCGCACCAGTTCTCGGGCGGACAACGCCAGCGCATCGCCGTTGCCCGCTCGCTTTTGGCACGGCCCAATGTATTGATCTGTGATGAGCCAACCTCTGCGCTTGATGTCTCGATACAGGCGCAAGTGTTGAACCTGCTCAAGGATTTGCAGGCGCGTTTTGGCCTCACAATCCTGTTCATAAGCCACAATCTGGCCGTGGTGCGCCAAATGTCAGATGATGTGACAGTCCTCAAAGGTGGCACTATCGTGGAAACCGGCGCATCAGAAGACTTCTTCACCAACCCAAGCGCGGCCTATTCCCGCGAGCTGCTGTCCTTGACGCCTGGAATGCCAGGTCAATAGGTTTTTCTGAAATTTAGCGTTTTCTTGGTCCGTTCAAGGTGCCGTGTGCAAGCGGCAGCGAAACACTGCATTCAACGTATGGTGTCAAATACTTCGGCTTGTGCAAATGGCATTGCAGGACCTGCGTTCCAGAAATGTTACCCACAAAATCCGCCTTAGCTGGGGGCGGAATTGTGTGCTGGACCCGTGGTACCCGGACGGCAACGACGACATGCTGGACGCGCCTTCATGGGCCTGCATATGACTAGTCCCGCAGCCATGACCCGCTGCTACGAAAGGGTCACCAACCAGACCGCAGTTATCATGAATCTACTGGATTACGGCTTCGCAATCGGCAAAAAAGCCAGCCTCGTGGCCCTAAACGCCGGAAACTCCATAGAAGCCATCCGCCACCGCCCGGAGCGCCAGCTGGTCATGGCCAAATGCAGGGTGATAGCCCCGAGCGAACGGTAGGATACAGAATTGACTCTGAAGGGGCCTATTTGCGAGAGACCCGGCGTAACAAGACGCCATAGGCGCAGAAAGTCAGATACAACAGACGCGAGCGCCATTGTCAGCTCAATGTGACCATTCGAAAAGAACAAGTCGAATGACCGATCCGGTCTGAAACCGACTTAAGTCTATGTTCTGGACGATGGCTGTGATGCGAAACCCGAGCGGCTTGGAATCTGGCAGTTCAAAATATTTTCGACAGTACCCAAAATCCGTATCTCCCAATACTATGAAAATTCCGTGACTAATCAATAATTTAGATCGTCTATGATGGAACCAAGATTCAGTTTTTTGTTGAGTTCGTAGAGCCTTGACAGTCGGAGAAAATTTCCATGTTTAGATAGCAAACTCTGGGGCTACGGTTGCTCTGCCTCGTCTTCGTCCTCGTAATCCTCAGATTCGAAGACATCGACTGTGCCAAGCTCAATCTCATGATGCAGATCATCCAATTTGCTTTCTATAAACTCGATCTGCTGATTGGGCGTTCCCAGAGAATGGACGTCGAGTGTAACGGTTGTGCGTGCCTCAATCTCCTCTTCAACCTCAATTCCTCGCCCTCCCATTTCGACAGACTCTTTGTCAACACTGTCCCAGAATGAAAAATTTAACTCCACTTGAACCTTCACGACGAGGCTAACTGGTAAACTAACGACTACACGCATGACACCATCGTCATCTCGTCCTACCAACTCTATGATGTCAATTTCTTCTGGGCTCGGCCAGCCTAGGCTTTTGAGTTCTCCAGCCCATGTGAAAATCTCCACCTCGCCGTGGTTAGGAGAAGCATTCGCGGTAAAATCAAGACGCTCTATATTGTCGGAAACGCTATCTTGAAATTCGTCTGAGCCATCGCCGTCTTCAGCCAACCACAAGGTTACCGCAGTTCGCAGGCCAAGTGGTGCGTCCGTAATGAGAGACAATGCGCGTTCGATTTCAGGCCCAAGGAAAAGGCGAGGGGAATTGTTACAAAACGCTTTCCAGTCACCATCTTTTGAAATGACTAGAATCCCAATATCTCGATCAGTAGCAATTTGTTCCAAAGCGTTAAGCGCCAAAGCGTCTGGAAACTCATCTTTCTTTCGTCCTGACCCGAAGGGTGGTTCACCGGCAAAATAATCATCATAAATTGTGGCCGTGTCCACAAGATTAGCGTCGTCCAGCACCTCGCAATTTGTGTCAGCGATGTATTTGTCCCAGCGCGCGCTCGCAGCTTGCTCAGCAGTCCGTCCACCAGAAATCTGCGTCAGCAATTCTTCGCGCGTAGGTGCAACTGTTTCGAATGAAAATAGTGCCTTTCCAATGGCTATTTTGGTCGACCGGAGTGAATCACTTGTCGATTTTTCTAGATGGGCCAAGACTTCCTTAGCAACGGTTTCTGAGAGCAAAAAATCAAACGGGCGTCCGGTAAGACCTGCGAAAGATTGCAACGTAGCTGAGTTCAATTGCAGGCGTTTTTGATGAAATATGCTAGTATCAATAGAAATAGCGGAAATTTGATCGCGCGCCAAAAGCGCCTTGAGCTCTTCATCGTTTACAATTGGCACATCAATTCCTTATTTTAGGTTGTGTGATCAGCCTTCATCAATTGCTTAGGAAGCAAGTGTGCTGCCAATGGGTTAAACTTTTACTAGCAACCCAATATCATCGGTTCTTCTTTGGGTTCAAACTGATTTCGCTACGTTAAAGTGATCCGAGTATTGAATTGTGGCACTCGCTTTCGCGCGGGCAGATCGAAGCGGACTACGCCTCGTTCGCGCATGTTGAGGATCAGAACATTTAGCTGTGTTCGTCTAATCGGAACCGACTCCATAACTGCGTTGTACAGTGGACCGGGAAAAGCGTGAGCCCGTCCTCTTAGGAAATCACCAATGATAACTTCGGCGCGGTCACAGTTTGTTTTGCACCCTACACCTCTCTGTTTCTGATGGAACGCTGCAATGTCCTCTGCAGAAAACAGACTTACCTGAGGGCTGTCACCTTCGCGAAGGTTGTGGCGCATTTCCATTTCCTGCTTTTCAACTTTCTCTTGAACGTCACGGAAGACTTCAAGACCTTTGGGGCTATGTGTGCCGAGAATAAGGCGCATCTTTACCCGCTCTTTCTTTGGCACCATGATTGAGAAATCTGGCACATAGGTCGCAACCTTGTGCGTCCGCATAGCTTCTTTCATTAAGTGAAGAATTTTCCGTTCGTTACTCCAATCCTCTGGTAACTTGGAAAAATCATCCTCCCACTGTGCATCGGCAAGGAAGCGACCGAACGATGCCGCTACCTCGGCAAACTCAGCATGCCGATTGATGTGATCAGACATGAAATTAAGTATGAATTCCCCGCGCCGATCGCGTAGGAACCGAAACACCGCCTCATTTCGGATGTTCCATCCAGTAGGGTCAATGAAAGTGAACGTGAAGCCGTCAGGCAGTTTCGCCGCAATACTATCCAGATTGTCCTCGAACGCTCCTTCAAAGATGTGAATTTCAAATTTATTTTTCGTGACTGCGTATTCGCGGAGTCGTTGCACAGCTTCGGATCGCTGTTCACAAAAGCAAAATCTAATCTTTAAGCCGTTGATGCCTCTTTCTTCCAGATTCGAACGCACTTCCTCCAGGGTGTTGATTGCTTGATCGAAGGAGGCATCGGAATATTTTGCATCATCGGACACTTTCCAAGGTCCAGCGAAGGCATCCACAAAGTTAAATGTAGGTGAATGGCCTTGCAGCGTAATAATGGCTGCTGCTTGTAGATATTTCGTCAAGAATTGATGCTTGATGAATGATTGTTCGCGGTCACGGTAGAGGTCTATATCTACTGTCATAACGCTCTTTCACTATCGCAATTCAGCCATGATCGATTTAGGAACAATTTGCCAAGGGAAACCATTCCATTCTGCGCCCTCAAGCATGCGCCCACCAGATTTTGGTCGCGCTCCGCCCCATTGTTTAAAGAAGAATGCCACATCGAAGAGTTTACAGGCGAGACGTAGTTCTGTCGCCCACGCAGCCTCCATTGGTCGCGACCTTGGTCCGCTTTCGCCGCCGACAATCGCCCATGCGATCCCCGATAGGTCGACTTCACCGATTTGCCCCAAGAGGGGTTCGAATGAGATGAATCGAGCATCCGAATTGATTTGGCGAAGGTGTTCGATACGACCTTTGTGCGCGCTGTCCTCGACGGAAACACCCAGCCAGATATGCGACGGCACTTTGCCTTCGCTATACCGCTGCTTGACGTAATTGCGCATAAGTGAAGATCGCTTGGTCAAAACCTGATAGACGTGCCAATCCGCTGCCTCCATAGCATCGAACACTTTATCGATATGGGTACGGTCGATCTCTTTGTGGAATAGATCACTCATCGAGTTGACGAAGATCATTCGCGGCTTCTTCCACTGGGCCGGCTGTGTCAGCCGAGACGGCCAAAGGCGGAGATCGAAACCTTGTTCATACGGGTGTCCTTCGATCCCACGCCAACGTTCTGCAAATCTTTCCGCATAGCAGTTGTCGCAACCGGGGCCGACTTTTGTGCAGCCGGTAACCGGGTTCCAAGTTGCATCAGTCCATTCGATTTCAGATTTTTGCGCCATTGCTCATACCTTGGTCTAGAAAGCTTTAACTCACTTACCACAAACAGGGAACTCATTTTCGGGTTGATCCAGCCCCCTAAAGACACGCCTCAAACAACGCCCGCGTATTCGCCTCCGTCATCGAAATCGGATTACCACCCACACTCGAGTCTTTGAGGGCCTCGGCGGCCAGACGGTCCAGATCAGGATTGATGCTGCCAAGTTCTGTCAGGCCTTTTGGGATGCCCAGCGCGGCGTTCAAATCTCCCACATAGGCATAGAATTCATCAAAGCTGTTTTCGAGCGCAAAGTTGCAACCAAAATGTCGGAGTTCATGGCGCGGATTGACAAGCCCATGAACGCGACATTTTCTGCCTACCCGGGTGACGAGCTGCTGGGGTCGGTATCTCTTGACGGTGAAGACCTTGAAGAAGGCGTTAGGGTGCGGACCCTTTATGGGTGACGAAATAGCAGAACAAATGGCAAAGAGATGCAAGGAAATGCGCGCAGAGCGGGCTTTCTGCCCGGTCAAGCGCTTTGACGCCGCAGGTCGCAGCCATTTTTCTGTCCATCAAGGATCGGGCCTGTTTGCCCGCAGCCCGCGTCGCAAAGACTTGAAAGTCTTCAGACTTCCTGCTTCTTTGCTCCTGGTCTGCAAACAAACCGATCCCGACTATTTCACCACCCATAAAGGGTCCGCACCCTAGTCGCCTGCGATGGTTCATTGTCGGCCCCAAGGCAAAAGGTATGGGCATCGGGCGCCTTTTGCTTAAGAAGGCCACATCCTTCGTGGACCAGAACGCTATTGACCGCACACGCCTTTGGACATTCAAGGGGTTGGACGCAGCCCGGCATTTATACCAGAAACACGGCTTTCAACTCGAACATGAATCCCCCGGCGCGCAATGGGGCGAGGAAGTTCTTGACCAAGAGTTTTTGCGATTACGGACATTGCGCGGCTAAAGGAGAACGGTCGCAAAGTCGGCATTGCTGCCTTTTCGCCAAAGAGCAAATTAGTGCGCTCCGGTTTATTCTGCAAAAGGTCCGCCGTGGCGAGCCTTGTAAGTTGCAATTTAGGTTGAAGCCTCATTAATTCAAAGGATGCAATGACCGTTTCGAGCCCATCTTGCAGGTTTTCTGCATCGCGGCGAAAGTCAGCATTGAGAGAACTGGCGCATTGCAAGATGGGAATGGTGGACATGGTCGAAACCATCGGATTAAGGTTGAAAGGGAGCAGGAAGTTGCTGCCACCAGGCAAGCTGGTACAATGTTTTTGAATTATTCAAAGGAATTCACTATGTGGGATTTTAGTATGGGGACAGCGTTTGGATTGATGCGCAAGACAGCGCCCTTTCTGTTATTTCGAATTGTTGTCTACTTTGGGATCGCAGTAGCATATGTGCTGGTGACAGGTACGGGCGCTGGTATCGGTTACGGTGTTGGTGGCTTTGGAGATGACGATTTTCAGGCATCCACAACCGTTTGGGGAGGCATCATCGGCTTCGGAGTTACAGCTGGTGTGCTGTATCTTATGCGCGAGTATCTATTGTATGTTGTCAAAGCGGGCCATATCGCGGTGATGGTAGAGATCTTGGACGGTCGCGAATTGCCGGATGGCCAAGGTCAAATCGCATACGCCCGAAAGATCGTCACCGAACGTTTTGGAGAAGCCTCGGTTCTGTTCGGGATCGATCAGTTGATCAAAGGGGTAGTCAGAGCGATTACCGGGCTGATCCAAGGGCTTTTGACGATCATTCCGATCCCCGGGCTAAACAAGGTAATGTCGCTGGTGCGGGCCTACTTGAAGCTCGCTGTTGGGCTTGTTGATGAGGTAATCCTTGCTCATGGGCTGCGCACAAGGGCTGAAAATCCCTATGCCTCCGCGAAAGAAGCGCTCGTGCTTTATGGTCAGAACGCCAAGCCTATGCTGAAGAATGCTGCATGGCTGACTTTGTTCACATGGGGTCTTTCAATCGTTGTATTCCTGTTCATGTTGGCTCCTGCGGCGGCGGTTGTTTACATCATGCCGGGTACGTGGTCGGCAGGAGGTATGGTCTTTGCCTTGCTCTTTGCCTGGGCCGTGAAGGTCGCAGTGATTGAGCCATTTGCGATTGCCTGTCTCTTGCAGGCATTCTTTAAGGTCACGGCAGGTCAGGAGCCCAATCCAGAATGGGAAGCCAAACTTGAAACGGCTTCGGTGAAGTTCAAAACCCTGGGCGAGCGAGCCGTGACTTGGGCGAGTGGTGGGCGCGGTAATCCCACCCCAAAGGCACCA is a genomic window containing:
- a CDS encoding ABC transporter permease — translated: MAFFILKRLVQSIFVMIAVAFLAFSLFRFVGDPVSQMTGVETSAEDSARLRQELGLNDAFIVQFGRFTSNMLHGDFGYSYRTRQPVADMIASRIPATLELGTVALLISLLVGIPTGVYTALRPRGFVTQAVLLTTLVGVSIPTFVIGIMLIFLFGVQLGWLPTFGRGGTVQIGGWTSSLFTLDGWRALILPALTLGVYQLTLTMRLVRAEMMEVLRSDFIRFATARGIPYRSLYFRHALANTMVPVITIIGLQFGGVIAFSIVTESVFQWPGMGLLFLESIRFVDIPVMGVYLVVIAFFFVLVNMIVDLLYVAIDPRLRVREDG
- a CDS encoding ABC transporter ATP-binding protein, with product MLQIEGLTVQFPGRFGVFTAIDDVSLSVAAGEIHGLVGESGAGKSTLGAAIIGLLQTPGFVAKGKMSLGDTDLRSLSPVQAHDLRGKRISMIFQDPQTSLNPLMTISDQLIETIQAHEDVSTSEARDRSIALLEEIGIENAASRIKAYPHQFSGGMRQRVVIALALCTNPELIIADEPTTALDVAVQSQVLDLIRRLAKTRDIGFLLITHDIGVIAQITDNVTVLRGGRLMETGPTQKVLRTPEHAYTKSLMAAVPPLDRKLDRFLVPDSDAPGSNTPDLSAPAGRSAADAEKWLTAGTQIFGEGLGMKDVTVKFSGNRTSLFSRPAAFTALDAVSLSVRPGSVMGLVGESGSGKSTIAKVLTGLVQPSAGQLYLGDNDLPPARSRSRKDPSRRQIQMVFQDPYSSLNGRHRIGDILAEPLWHYGLEADADKRRDIAAAILDLVGLSADAIDRFPHQFSGGQRQRIAVARSLLARPNVLICDEPTSALDVSIQAQVLNLLKDLQARFGLTILFISHNLAVVRQMSDDVTVLKGGTIVETGASEDFFTNPSAAYSRELLSLTPGMPGQ
- a CDS encoding ABC transporter permease, with protein sequence MLARMFKSEPVYLFFRSPAAMLAAIVAILVVGGAIFAPLLASTDPYDLASFSLMDGLLPPLWEGGNPRFLLGTDDQGRDMISAILYGARLSLTIGLMAMAIASVLGVGLGLAAGYFGGRFDAIVMRIADIQLALPAILTALLIDGISRGVLPAAIHQDLRVAVLTLAIALSLWVNFARTARASVFVERNKDYVQAAMIMGQHPVRVMLRHILPNIMGPLLVIMTVDLASAILLEATLSFLGIGLPADSPSLGTLIRIGMQFLLSGEWWILWVPTLFLVALVVSINVLGDFLRDVFNPRLR
- a CDS encoding ABC transporter substrate-binding protein; its protein translation is MTFSKFMQSSALAGVLLLGAQGAYAETFRWASTTDPQTMDPHAVNATPVLSFLNNVYEGLVRRSETMAIEPSLATSWEPLEGENGWRFNLRQGVSFQNGAAFTAEDVMFSYQRASDEAADVRSWFAPVSEVRVVDDYTIDFVTNAPNPLFPDSIANFMILDKDWAESNDAALPARDAENFATMNVNGTGPFMLASRDPGVETRLAPNAGWWDTASHNVTEAIFTPIGNSATGLAALLSGEIDFIQPIPLQDVAQVETRDGFKVLEGEETRVIMFGFGHEHDKLLYSSDITDTNPFQDPKVRLAAAHAIDIAAIDRVIMRGKIEAASQLVPAGISGFSKANADRPGYDPERAKALLAEAGYPDGFSFGLKCTNDRYINDEALCRAAASMFAAVGLKADLTTGPVRDYWTQLRADDFDMYLLGWSPGTFDAEHPIRFLLHTQNDEKKLGSWNFGNYSNARVDELLPLIQQEIDPAARQALIDELVGITQDEVAYIPLYTQPLIWAAKDNIELTQRADNFFMLRWVTVN
- a CDS encoding DUF5131 family protein, producing MAQKSEIEWTDATWNPVTGCTKVGPGCDNCYAERFAERWRGIEGHPYEQGFDLRLWPSRLTQPAQWKKPRMIFVNSMSDLFHKEIDRTHIDKVFDAMEAADWHVYQVLTKRSSLMRNYVKQRYSEGKVPSHIWLGVSVEDSAHKGRIEHLRQINSDARFISFEPLLGQIGEVDLSGIAWAIVGGESGPRSRPMEAAWATELRLACKLFDVAFFFKQWGGARPKSGGRMLEGAEWNGFPWQIVPKSIMAELR
- the tcmP gene encoding three-Cys-motif partner protein TcmP, which produces MTVDIDLYRDREQSFIKHQFLTKYLQAAAIITLQGHSPTFNFVDAFAGPWKVSDDAKYSDASFDQAINTLEEVRSNLEERGINGLKIRFCFCEQRSEAVQRLREYAVTKNKFEIHIFEGAFEDNLDSIAAKLPDGFTFTFIDPTGWNIRNEAVFRFLRDRRGEFILNFMSDHINRHAEFAEVAASFGRFLADAQWEDDFSKLPEDWSNERKILHLMKEAMRTHKVATYVPDFSIMVPKKERVKMRLILGTHSPKGLEVFRDVQEKVEKQEMEMRHNLREGDSPQVSLFSAEDIAAFHQKQRGVGCKTNCDRAEVIIGDFLRGRAHAFPGPLYNAVMESVPIRRTQLNVLILNMRERGVVRFDLPARKRVPQFNTRITLT
- a CDS encoding PIN domain-containing protein; this encodes MPIVNDEELKALLARDQISAISIDTSIFHQKRLQLNSATLQSFAGLTGRPFDFLLSETVAKEVLAHLEKSTSDSLRSTKIAIGKALFSFETVAPTREELLTQISGGRTAEQAASARWDKYIADTNCEVLDDANLVDTATIYDDYFAGEPPFGSGRKKDEFPDALALNALEQIATDRDIGILVISKDGDWKAFCNNSPRLFLGPEIERALSLITDAPLGLRTAVTLWLAEDGDGSDEFQDSVSDNIERLDFTANASPNHGEVEIFTWAGELKSLGWPSPEEIDIIELVGRDDDGVMRVVVSLPVSLVVKVQVELNFSFWDSVDKESVEMGGRGIEVEEEIEARTTVTLDVHSLGTPNQQIEFIESKLDDLHHEIELGTVDVFESEDYEDEDEAEQP